The following coding sequences are from one Triticum aestivum cultivar Chinese Spring chromosome 5A, IWGSC CS RefSeq v2.1, whole genome shotgun sequence window:
- the LOC123103699 gene encoding transcription factor MYB20, whose protein sequence is MGRQPCCDKVGLKKGPWTAEEDQKLVSFLLGNGQCCWRAVPKLAGLLRCGKSCRLRWTNYLRPDLKRGLLSDEEEKTVIDLHEQLGNRWSKIASHLPGRTDNEIKNHWNTHIKKKLRKMGIDPATHKPLQPAAAAHQQPQRPTGGDSPEQKVPAAAATGSQSGAEEDMFCPDEVPTMMQLLDNIILPCDVVEAAPLDSSCGTASSPAESSSSSSSSSASAASRGGGGGFEDDWLPQIMEWPVEPMFMMGLDVDVVTGPTSAWEFEDAFNAYQRIALFDHQETWA, encoded by the exons ATGGGGAGGCAGCCGTGCTGCGACAAGGTGGGGCTGAAGAAAGGCCCGTGGACGGCGGAGGAGGACCAGAAGCTCGTCAGCTTCCTCCTCGGCAACGGCCAATGCTGCTGGAGAGCCGTCCCCAAGCTCGCCG GGTTGCTCCGGTGCGGGAAGAGCTGCCGGCTGCGGTGGACCAACTACCTCCGGCCGGACCTCAAGCGCGGGCTGCtctccgacgaggaggagaagacgGTGATCGACCTGCACGAGCAGCTCGGCAACCGGTGGTCCAAGATCGCCTCCCACCTGCCCGGCCGGACCGACAACGAGATCAAGAACCACTGGAACACGCACATCAAGAAGAAGCTGAGGAAGATGGGCATCGACCCCGCCACCCACAAGCCCCTCCAGCCTGCTGCTGCTGCCCATCAGCAGCCGCAGCGGCCTACCGGCGGCGACTCGCCCGAGCagaaggtgccggcggcggcggccacagGAAGCCAGTCAGGCGCCGAAGAGGACATGTTCTGCCCCGACGAGGTGCCGACCATGATGCAACTTCTGGACAACATCATCCTGCCATGCGACGTCGTCGAAGCGGCGCCGCTCGACAGCAGCTGCGGCACGGCTTCGTCACCAGCCgagtcgtcctcgtcctcctcgtcgtcgtcggcctcGGCGGCGTCGAGAGGCGGTGGCGGTGGTTTCGAGGACGACTGGCTGCCGCAGATCATGGAGTGGCCGGTGGAGCCGATGTTCATGATGGGGCTGGACGTCGACGTGGTCACCGGGCCGACGTCGGCATGGGAGTTCGAGGACGCCTTCAACGCGTACCAGAGGATCGCCCTGTTCGATCACCAGGAGACATGGGCTTGA